From the genome of Elusimicrobiota bacterium, one region includes:
- a CDS encoding SDR family oxidoreductase, translating to MKVALFGARGYLGGRIAAHLTEEGHDVIAVSRRPGPPPPWLKVKRVLAWTGKGAERFRQALGPVDAALLLSAPNEIDAARNPVEALQVGGEWTWATLDLLAHLPPPRVLFFSTFHVYGAHARGVLREDTPPAPGHPYALGRYLGECVADYFRSNKGLPVLRLRLSNAMGAPADVSVPRWSLLFNDLCDQVVRTGKIVLKSPGNQKRNFITLEDTARAVSFLLRRPKRWPDQGLLHVGHPRAMTLREAAESVAGVAQKIWGVSVPVEIPAMTPRAPSWTFSVQRLQRMGFSWRNRIEWEIESTLRLCRRSFLGKTKIPISR from the coding sequence ATGAAGGTCGCCCTTTTCGGCGCTCGGGGATACCTCGGGGGAAGAATCGCGGCGCACTTGACGGAAGAAGGGCATGACGTCATCGCCGTCTCGCGGCGTCCGGGGCCGCCGCCCCCGTGGCTTAAAGTGAAACGGGTCCTGGCGTGGACGGGGAAGGGGGCCGAGCGATTTCGACAGGCGCTGGGTCCGGTGGACGCCGCGCTTCTCCTCTCGGCTCCCAATGAAATCGACGCCGCCCGGAATCCCGTTGAAGCTCTTCAGGTCGGGGGGGAATGGACCTGGGCGACCCTTGATCTTCTGGCTCATTTACCCCCCCCCCGCGTCCTTTTCTTTTCCACTTTTCATGTCTACGGCGCCCACGCGCGTGGCGTCTTGCGCGAAGACACGCCCCCGGCCCCCGGCCACCCCTACGCCCTCGGGCGTTACCTTGGAGAATGCGTGGCGGACTATTTCCGCTCGAACAAAGGACTTCCCGTCCTCCGACTCCGCCTTTCGAACGCCATGGGGGCGCCCGCCGATGTCAGCGTTCCCCGCTGGTCTCTTCTCTTTAACGACCTCTGCGATCAGGTCGTTCGGACCGGGAAAATTGTGTTGAAGTCTCCCGGCAACCAGAAGAGGAATTTTATCACCCTGGAAGACACAGCCCGTGCCGTCTCGTTTCTTTTGCGGCGACCAAAACGTTGGCCGGATCAGGGACTTCTCCACGTGGGCCACCCGCGCGCCATGACGCTCCGGGAGGCTGCGGAGTCCGTGGCCGGCGTGGCCCAGAAAATATGGGGGGTTTCGGTTCCCGTTGAAATTCCTGCGATGACCCCCCGCGCCCCCTCCTGGACATTTTCGGTTCAGCGGCTTCAGCGAATGGGTTTTTCCTGGCGAAATAGAATCGAGTGGGAGATCGAATCCACGTTGCGCCTCTGCCGCCGTTCCTTTCTTGGAAAGACAAAAATTCCGATCAGCCGCTAA
- a CDS encoding dTDP-4-dehydrorhamnose 3,5-epimerase family protein yields the protein MIHDVRVFPLRKIIDPRGMVMHMLRRDDPHFEEFGEIYFSGVHQGARVKAWHLHHRMTLNYAVPHGLVRLVLYDQRLQSPTRGQVQEIEMGPDHYALVAIPPGIWNGFLGLAEGMSLVANCATIPHDPNEIDRLDPFDQSIPYQWESRHP from the coding sequence ATGATCCATGACGTGCGGGTTTTCCCGCTCCGGAAAATCATCGATCCCCGTGGAATGGTTATGCATATGTTGAGGCGAGATGATCCCCATTTCGAGGAATTCGGGGAGATCTATTTTTCCGGAGTGCATCAGGGCGCGCGGGTCAAGGCGTGGCATCTGCACCATCGCATGACCCTGAACTACGCGGTGCCCCATGGCCTCGTTCGTCTCGTGCTCTACGACCAGCGCCTCCAGAGTCCTACCCGAGGTCAGGTTCAAGAAATTGAGATGGGGCCGGACCACTACGCCCTGGTGGCCATTCCGCCTGGAATCTGGAACGGTTTCTTGGGGTTGGCGGAGGGAATGTCCCTGGTGGCCAATTGCGCGACCATCCCCCACGATCCGAATGAAATCGACCGCTTGGACCCGTTCGACCAATCGATTCCCTACCAATGGGAGTCGCGGCATCCATGA
- the rfbG gene encoding CDP-glucose 4,6-dehydratase translates to MTLKEVGDRYRGRKVLVTGDTGFKGAWLAFWLHRLGAHVLGYALPPRRDQNPYRLLGPPGRSATSTVTFGTRTVFQRVMKEFSPEFLFHLAAQSLVRPSYESPVETFSVNVGGTATVLEACRRAPKLRSVVLITSDKCYRNREWVWGYRETDSLGGDDPYSASKAAAETVYTAFARSYFDGSSTGVATVRAGNVIGGGDWAKDRVIPDCVRALKRGAPIVLRRPEATRPWQHVLEPLSGYLTLAVALADRPKEFAGSWNFGPNEEACLPVRSLVKTFLAHWGGGRVEVRREVGGLRETTFLFLNCDKAKRLLSWRPRWTVDKALAETARWYQNAERKEHLTDLTWQQIQEYAGNVP, encoded by the coding sequence GTGACGCTGAAAGAGGTGGGCGATCGTTATCGTGGGCGAAAAGTTCTCGTCACGGGCGACACGGGGTTTAAGGGGGCCTGGCTCGCTTTTTGGCTCCATCGTCTGGGGGCCCACGTCCTGGGCTATGCCCTTCCGCCGCGCCGGGATCAAAATCCCTATCGACTGCTCGGGCCTCCCGGAAGATCCGCCACGTCAACGGTGACATTCGGGACCAGAACCGTTTTTCAGCGGGTGATGAAAGAATTTTCCCCGGAATTTTTGTTCCATTTGGCCGCGCAGTCTTTGGTCCGTCCCTCCTACGAGAGTCCGGTGGAAACCTTTTCGGTCAATGTGGGAGGAACGGCCACCGTTCTGGAGGCCTGTCGTCGTGCGCCAAAACTTCGCTCCGTCGTCCTCATCACCTCGGATAAGTGTTACCGAAATCGAGAGTGGGTGTGGGGTTATCGTGAGACCGACTCCCTCGGGGGGGATGACCCTTACAGCGCTTCCAAGGCGGCGGCGGAGACCGTTTACACGGCTTTCGCCCGATCTTACTTCGACGGTTCATCCACGGGGGTGGCCACGGTGAGGGCGGGCAATGTGATCGGCGGCGGGGATTGGGCCAAGGACCGTGTGATCCCCGATTGCGTGCGAGCGCTCAAACGCGGCGCCCCCATCGTTCTTCGCCGACCGGAAGCCACCCGCCCCTGGCAACATGTGCTCGAACCCCTGTCCGGGTATCTCACCTTGGCGGTGGCCTTGGCGGACCGCCCCAAGGAATTCGCCGGTTCCTGGAATTTCGGGCCAAACGAGGAAGCTTGTTTGCCGGTGAGGAGTTTGGTCAAAACATTTCTCGCTCATTGGGGTGGCGGCCGGGTTGAAGTTCGGCGGGAGGTGGGAGGACTTCGGGAAACGACCTTCCTTTTTTTAAATTGTGATAAGGCAAAACGTTTGTTGTCTTGGCGGCCCCGTTGGACCGTCGACAAAGCCTTGGCGGAAACCGCGCGTTGGTACCAAAACGCCGAGCGAAAGGAACACCTGACCGACCTGACGTGGCAACAAATTCAGGAATACGCGGGGAACGTGCCATGA
- the rfbF gene encoding glucose-1-phosphate cytidylyltransferase, protein MKVVILCGGRGTRIRDVSENVPKPMVTVGQWPILWHIMKYFARWGHQEFVLCLGYKGEAIKDYFLNYAARTSDFTVTLGNEKEIQYHTRNGEADWRVTFAETGLDAMTGARIRKIKNYVGNENFFLTYGDGLADVNPDKLLAYHRAHGKILTVTGVLPTGRFGEILSDEKDLVTTFNEKPKGTVGRVSGGFFVCRPDLFEVLPEREDLVFELEPMNQLVQNKQLMMYRHDGFWQPMDTYRDYAHLNDLWNRGQAPWRVW, encoded by the coding sequence ATGAAAGTGGTCATTTTGTGCGGTGGCCGGGGAACCCGGATCCGCGATGTTTCCGAGAACGTACCGAAACCCATGGTGACCGTGGGCCAGTGGCCCATCCTGTGGCACATCATGAAATACTTCGCGCGGTGGGGGCACCAAGAGTTCGTCCTCTGTCTTGGGTATAAGGGAGAAGCGATCAAGGATTATTTCTTAAACTATGCCGCCCGAACATCGGATTTTACCGTGACGCTCGGGAATGAAAAAGAGATTCAGTACCACACCCGAAACGGCGAGGCGGATTGGCGTGTGACTTTCGCCGAAACGGGGCTGGACGCCATGACGGGGGCCCGCATCCGGAAGATCAAGAATTACGTGGGGAATGAGAATTTTTTCCTCACCTACGGAGATGGTTTGGCGGACGTGAACCCGGACAAGCTCTTGGCGTATCACCGCGCCCACGGAAAGATCCTCACGGTGACCGGGGTATTGCCCACGGGACGTTTCGGCGAGATCCTCAGCGATGAGAAGGACTTGGTCACCACCTTTAATGAAAAACCGAAGGGGACGGTGGGTCGGGTTTCTGGGGGATTTTTCGTATGCCGTCCCGATCTTTTTGAGGTCCTGCCGGAACGGGAGGATTTGGTGTTTGAATTGGAGCCCATGAACCAACTGGTTCAAAACAAACAACTGATGATGTATCGACACGATGGGTTCTGGCAACCCATGGACACCTACCGGGATTACGCCCACTTGAATGATCTCTGGAACCGGGGCCAAGCCCCTTGGCGGGTGTGGTGA
- a CDS encoding NAD-dependent epimerase/dehydratase family protein: MLHAGSRLQFGRIQNIPVDENHPLNPRTPYALNKTAAENMYRFYHEMYGIPCVLFRIANPYGPRSQMKHSKYSMVNWMLRQAMENKTIRIFGSGEQIRDYIYVDDLAEAFLQAAVTPACRGQVYNVGSGVGTTFKDMVQRILDTVGSGSVQYVPWPENYVNVETGDYVTHIEKFKKATGWFPLVAFKEGVQKTFDFYKAFGGHYGL, translated from the coding sequence ATTCTGCACGCGGGATCGCGGTTACAGTTCGGGCGGATCCAAAATATTCCGGTGGATGAAAACCATCCCCTCAACCCCCGCACCCCCTACGCATTGAACAAAACCGCCGCTGAAAACATGTATCGGTTTTACCACGAGATGTACGGCATTCCCTGCGTCTTGTTTCGCATCGCCAATCCCTACGGTCCACGGTCTCAAATGAAACATTCAAAATATTCCATGGTCAACTGGATGTTGCGGCAGGCCATGGAAAATAAAACGATCCGTATCTTCGGGTCGGGAGAACAAATTCGGGACTACATCTATGTCGACGACCTGGCGGAGGCCTTCTTGCAGGCCGCCGTGACCCCCGCCTGCCGGGGCCAGGTGTACAATGTCGGAAGCGGCGTCGGCACCACTTTCAAGGACATGGTCCAGCGCATTTTGGACACCGTTGGTTCCGGGAGCGTTCAATACGTCCCCTGGCCGGAGAATTATGTGAACGTCGAAACAGGAGACTACGTGACCCATATCGAAAAGTTTAAAAAGGCCACGGGATGGTTTCCGCTCGTTGCTTTTAAAGAGGGGGTGCAAAAGACCTTCGATTTTTATAAGGCCTTTGGGGGTCACTATGGTCTGTGA
- a CDS encoding GDP-mannose 4,6-dehydratase — protein sequence MGKGLAELEGKNVLVTGGLGMIGSTLVHKLVRAKACVTIADSRLEPYGANEFNVHELKGRVEIHSTDIRDREGMSVLVKTRTSFLTWPPK from the coding sequence GTGGGGAAGGGCTTAGCGGAGTTGGAAGGAAAAAATGTTCTCGTGACCGGTGGACTGGGAATGATTGGGAGCACCCTGGTCCATAAACTGGTCCGGGCGAAGGCGTGCGTGACGATCGCCGATTCGCGATTGGAACCCTATGGCGCCAACGAATTCAATGTGCATGAACTAAAAGGGCGCGTGGAGATCCACTCGACGGACATTCGGGACCGGGAGGGGATGAGCGTCCTCGTGAAAACAAGGACATCATTTTTAACCTGGCCGCCCAAGTGA
- a CDS encoding class I SAM-dependent methyltransferase, with protein MLEGTKQWVKKRPALFRFYLWLLDRWKLFRVTGLNLSKARLFRQLRPYTMVPYEGLSSLLTLCVDVERRNLGGAYVECGVWNGGCSALMARTAKRSGHARRTWLFDSFEGVPEPVELDGAEAKRLALNNASGRLKAIGHFVGALKNVETILFREFRIDPERVQIVKGWFQDTLPSQKDAVGPIALLRLDGDWFESTKVCLETLYDNVVSGGYVVIDDYGHWEGCRKAVDAFFLERKIQVDLKPAGYSVVYFQKP; from the coding sequence ATGCTGGAAGGAACGAAGCAGTGGGTAAAGAAGAGGCCCGCCCTCTTTCGTTTTTATCTGTGGCTGTTGGATCGCTGGAAACTTTTTCGCGTCACGGGATTGAACCTAAGCAAGGCTCGTCTTTTCCGACAACTAAGACCTTACACTATGGTTCCCTACGAAGGGTTGTCTAGTTTGCTGACCCTTTGCGTCGACGTGGAGCGGAGAAACCTGGGGGGGGCCTACGTGGAATGCGGGGTTTGGAACGGAGGGTGTTCGGCCCTCATGGCTCGAACGGCCAAAAGGTCCGGTCATGCGCGCAGGACATGGCTGTTTGACTCTTTTGAAGGGGTTCCCGAACCCGTCGAACTGGATGGCGCCGAGGCCAAGCGCTTGGCGTTGAACAACGCGTCCGGGAGGCTGAAAGCCATCGGACATTTCGTGGGCGCGCTCAAGAACGTGGAAACAATTTTGTTCAGGGAGTTTCGAATTGACCCCGAACGGGTTCAGATCGTCAAAGGGTGGTTCCAGGACACCCTCCCGTCGCAAAAAGACGCGGTGGGGCCCATCGCCCTGCTTCGGTTGGATGGGGATTGGTTTGAGTCCACCAAGGTGTGTTTGGAGACGTTGTACGACAACGTCGTTTCCGGCGGGTACGTGGTGATTGATGATTACGGGCACTGGGAAGGATGCCGAAAAGCGGTGGATGCTTTCTTTTTAGAAAGGAAAATCCAAGTGGACCTGAAACCGGCCGGATATTCCGTCGTCTATTTTCAAAAACCCTAA
- a CDS encoding glycosyltransferase codes for MATEKVDALARQSPGEKGRLLYFMDTHAVGGAEKYVADLLSGMESRGWEVMLLCHDHPPFIDYIRKQTGGQVLLFTRRFPSITRNRILQAGLSLNRSWKSRFSFLKSPGMIFFYLNMFRCYWMVRRFLKTAKPDVFHVVSGGYPASESHRAAVLAASHYGVSRRVLTFHNEAMPVPRGARRGFRSDTVSVIPNGIAWPSQRATDRDSLRRALGVPARAQLIGTIGFLEPRKGHIFLLRAFSKIAAKFPTAHLVIIGSGPSSAELSDALRSLGLDGRVSLPGYVPEAAQFLPALDLFAFPSVDNECLPYVILNAMESALPIVATRVGGVSEQICDGVCGRLVSPRSDGELAEALGWMLENPKEAARMGQTARQHVEANFSLERMLQDTERTYRDGNSGSPIGRSSSRRK; via the coding sequence ATGGCGACTGAAAAGGTCGATGCTCTGGCCCGGCAAAGCCCGGGCGAAAAAGGGCGCCTCCTCTATTTCATGGACACCCATGCGGTGGGGGGAGCCGAGAAATACGTCGCCGATCTTTTGAGCGGGATGGAATCCCGCGGGTGGGAGGTGATGCTCCTCTGCCACGATCATCCGCCCTTCATCGATTACATCCGGAAACAGACGGGAGGCCAGGTCCTCCTCTTCACCCGACGGTTTCCCAGCATTACCCGGAACCGGATTCTCCAAGCGGGTTTGTCTTTAAACCGGTCCTGGAAAAGTCGATTTTCTTTTCTGAAGAGTCCGGGAATGATTTTCTTTTACCTCAACATGTTTCGTTGTTATTGGATGGTTCGGCGGTTTCTTAAAACCGCGAAACCAGATGTTTTTCACGTTGTCAGCGGCGGATATCCCGCCAGCGAGAGCCACCGGGCCGCCGTTTTGGCGGCGAGCCATTACGGGGTTTCCCGGCGAGTTTTAACCTTTCATAATGAGGCCATGCCCGTTCCCCGGGGGGCTCGCCGGGGGTTTCGTTCAGACACGGTGAGCGTGATTCCCAATGGGATCGCCTGGCCCTCTCAAAGGGCCACGGACCGGGACTCTCTGCGTCGAGCCCTGGGGGTCCCCGCCCGGGCCCAGCTCATTGGAACCATCGGATTTTTGGAACCGCGAAAAGGACATATCTTCCTCTTGAGGGCTTTTTCCAAAATCGCGGCCAAATTTCCCACGGCTCATTTAGTGATAATCGGGAGCGGACCTTCTTCCGCCGAACTGTCGGACGCTTTGAGGTCCTTGGGCCTCGACGGGCGTGTGTCGTTGCCGGGATACGTGCCGGAGGCGGCTCAATTCCTTCCGGCTCTGGATCTGTTTGCGTTCCCCTCAGTGGACAACGAATGCCTTCCATATGTTATTTTAAATGCTATGGAATCCGCTTTACCCATCGTGGCCACCCGCGTGGGGGGGGTTTCAGAGCAAATCTGTGACGGGGTGTGCGGAAGGTTGGTTTCGCCCCGAAGCGACGGGGAGCTGGCCGAAGCCTTGGGGTGGATGTTGGAAAACCCCAAGGAAGCGGCGCGCATGGGCCAAACGGCGCGACAGCACGTGGAAGCGAATTTTTCATTGGAACGGATGCTCCAAGATACGGAGCGAACGTACCGAGACGGAAACAGCGGGTCGCCCATTGGGCGTAGTTCTTCGAGGAGGAAGTAA
- a CDS encoding class I SAM-dependent methyltransferase, whose amino-acid sequence MGPTPSPEIAKQIRKNFSSVRFYQDIFLIRHHLWKDVRQVASQFKGRLIDVGCGLKPYASLFPGVDYLGLDYPPGSDRHYGEHTLADAWGDASALPFPSETFDSALSIHVLEHLPAPESHVQEMFRVLKPGGRILLSAPFVWPVHGEPWDFVRYTPQGLVRLLENAGFQVETVKAQGGAWSAAGQMVIIALLFGALRPRPPWDRPLGWLWKLSLVPLINVAALVLDKIFQEDRWALSFLAVARKNGGN is encoded by the coding sequence ATGGGCCCAACGCCGTCCCCTGAAATCGCAAAACAAATTCGGAAGAATTTTTCCTCCGTTCGGTTTTACCAGGACATTTTCTTAATCCGCCATCACCTCTGGAAGGACGTCCGGCAGGTGGCGTCCCAATTCAAAGGCCGGTTGATCGACGTGGGGTGTGGGCTTAAACCCTACGCGAGCCTGTTCCCGGGAGTGGATTACCTGGGACTGGATTACCCGCCCGGGAGCGATCGTCATTATGGCGAGCACACCTTGGCCGATGCCTGGGGGGACGCGTCCGCCCTTCCGTTCCCTTCGGAGACTTTTGATTCCGCTTTGTCCATCCACGTTCTTGAACATCTCCCGGCGCCCGAATCCCACGTCCAAGAAATGTTTCGGGTACTTAAACCGGGCGGCCGAATCCTTTTATCCGCTCCCTTCGTTTGGCCGGTGCATGGGGAGCCGTGGGATTTCGTTCGTTACACTCCGCAGGGTCTGGTCCGTTTGCTGGAAAACGCCGGTTTCCAAGTGGAAACGGTGAAAGCCCAGGGCGGCGCCTGGTCCGCGGCGGGGCAGATGGTGATTATCGCTCTGTTGTTTGGGGCGCTCCGCCCCAGGCCCCCCTGGGACCGCCCGTTGGGGTGGTTATGGAAGTTAAGCCTGGTCCCGTTGATCAATGTGGCGGCACTCGTTTTGGATAAAATTTTCCAGGAAGACCGCTGGGCGCTTTCATTCTTGGCGGTGGCGCGGAAAAACGGAGGGAACTAA
- a CDS encoding oligosaccharide flippase family protein, which translates to MAIFVNASALIFSSFLVKIVTVGTNFMTRRLLGPQLMGVWSLVQIAAGYMASISAGVQLGAEREIPFYRGKGQPEKEDHVRRLMFTTSLLEGVGVGGVFLAYLLRHFSEFPKALALGFIYSCSYVVLQRILGCFITAFRTSHDFVFLSKSEVLFACADLLLIVPSCYVWGFRGLLGSFGAGLLFRTAFWAYWVRRHKKFSYSWYWSWGEAIPVVRVGFPILVGSFTWQFLSSADSLVLARTLGVASLGFYSLGSTVARAVSDIPTRLSTVIFPRLVEKYGATEDVSALKSEVVLSLLALFLFLVPVVLAPAYFGSSFIVRRFLPTFSPGIPALKLLIFGSMFLPATQIPAQIFIARNKMWGLALMELGVGGAIAGSAWLASPWGLSGVAAVTIAGYAAFFSLTFFWVASRMMGRMEALKTYALLMGGAFYTILLIRLLDLVVYGDRPLGSFSSDLFRSGLCVLLAWGGMLPLYWKAEQTLNIRQHLSRFLSRKKGTA; encoded by the coding sequence ATGGCTATTTTCGTGAACGCCTCCGCGTTGATCTTCTCTAGCTTCCTGGTGAAGATCGTGACGGTGGGGACCAACTTCATGACCCGGCGGCTTCTCGGTCCTCAGCTAATGGGCGTGTGGAGCCTGGTCCAGATCGCCGCGGGTTACATGGCCAGCATCAGCGCCGGGGTTCAGTTGGGGGCCGAGCGCGAAATTCCCTTCTACCGCGGGAAGGGCCAACCCGAAAAAGAGGATCACGTCCGTCGCTTAATGTTCACCACGTCGCTCTTGGAAGGCGTTGGGGTGGGTGGGGTTTTCCTGGCTTACCTGCTCCGTCATTTCTCTGAATTCCCAAAAGCGCTGGCCCTGGGGTTCATTTATTCTTGTTCGTATGTGGTTCTCCAGCGAATCCTGGGGTGCTTCATCACCGCGTTTCGCACCTCCCACGATTTTGTGTTTCTCAGCAAAAGCGAAGTGTTGTTCGCTTGCGCGGACCTCCTCCTCATTGTTCCCTCCTGCTACGTCTGGGGTTTCCGCGGCCTCCTGGGCTCCTTCGGCGCGGGGCTCCTGTTCCGTACTGCCTTCTGGGCCTATTGGGTCCGACGGCATAAAAAGTTCAGCTACTCGTGGTACTGGTCTTGGGGGGAAGCTATTCCTGTCGTTCGGGTGGGGTTTCCCATCTTAGTGGGAAGCTTCACGTGGCAGTTCCTCTCCTCCGCCGACAGTTTAGTCCTTGCCCGGACCTTGGGGGTGGCCTCCCTGGGATTCTATTCCCTGGGGTCCACCGTGGCGAGGGCCGTCTCCGATATCCCAACGCGTCTCAGCACGGTTATCTTTCCGAGATTGGTTGAAAAATACGGGGCCACCGAAGATGTTTCGGCATTGAAATCGGAAGTGGTTCTTTCCCTCTTGGCCCTGTTCTTGTTCCTGGTGCCCGTCGTCCTCGCTCCCGCCTATTTCGGCTCGTCCTTTATTGTGCGAAGGTTCCTGCCGACGTTTTCACCCGGGATCCCCGCCTTGAAACTCCTGATTTTTGGAAGCATGTTTTTACCGGCCACCCAAATCCCGGCACAAATCTTCATTGCCAGGAATAAAATGTGGGGTCTCGCGTTAATGGAATTGGGGGTCGGGGGCGCCATCGCGGGATCGGCTTGGTTGGCTTCCCCTTGGGGGCTCTCGGGTGTTGCGGCGGTGACCATCGCCGGATACGCCGCCTTCTTCTCATTGACCTTTTTCTGGGTGGCCTCGCGCATGATGGGGCGGATGGAGGCCCTTAAGACCTATGCCTTATTGATGGGGGGGGCTTTTTACACCATTCTGCTCATCCGTCTATTGGATCTTGTTGTTTATGGGGACCGCCCGCTTGGATCCTTTTCTTCGGATTTGTTCAGGAGCGGTTTGTGTGTTTTGTTGGCGTGGGGGGGGATGCTTCCTCTCTATTGGAAGGCCGAACAAACCTTGAACATCCGCCAGCATCTGAGTCGATTCCTCTCTCGCAAAAAAGGAACCGCCTGA
- the pseI gene encoding pseudaminic acid synthase, which translates to MPTSIKINGRPVGGGAPAYLVAEMSANHGGDYSRAVKIVEEAKAAGADAIKLQTYTADTLTIQSDKEFFRIGAGSLWEGRRLYDLYQEAHTPWEWHPKLKEVADRLGLDFFSSPFDATAVDFLEKLEVPCFKIASFEIVDIPLIQRVARTGKPMILSTGLATPDEISEALRAARDHVAREVALLKCTSAYPAKPEEMNLRAIPAMAQLFDVPIGLSDHTMGIAVSVAAVAMGACLIEKHFTLSRAIPGPDSSFSLEPQEFKSLVEAVRTTEKSLGRAEFVLGAGEMANRGLRRSLFVVRDMAAGDPFTEETVRSIRPGDGLPPRHLPEVLGQRAVRAIRRGTPLNWELVGLVPPAARPPK; encoded by the coding sequence ATGCCAACGTCGATCAAGATTAACGGCCGTCCAGTCGGAGGAGGCGCTCCCGCCTATCTGGTGGCTGAAATGTCAGCCAATCACGGGGGAGACTATTCCAGGGCGGTCAAAATAGTGGAGGAAGCGAAAGCCGCGGGAGCGGACGCCATCAAACTGCAGACCTACACCGCCGATACGTTGACGATTCAGTCAGACAAGGAATTCTTTCGTATCGGTGCCGGTTCCCTGTGGGAGGGTCGGCGGCTCTATGACCTCTATCAGGAAGCCCATACTCCTTGGGAGTGGCACCCGAAGCTGAAAGAGGTGGCCGACCGCCTTGGGTTGGATTTCTTCTCCTCTCCCTTTGACGCCACCGCCGTGGATTTCCTCGAAAAGCTCGAGGTCCCCTGCTTTAAGATCGCCTCTTTTGAGATCGTCGACATTCCGCTCATTCAACGGGTGGCGCGTACCGGGAAACCGATGATCCTCTCGACAGGGTTGGCCACTCCGGATGAAATCAGCGAAGCGCTCCGAGCGGCCCGCGATCACGTGGCCCGCGAGGTGGCGCTGTTGAAGTGCACCAGCGCTTATCCGGCCAAACCGGAAGAAATGAACCTGCGGGCCATTCCCGCCATGGCCCAGCTCTTTGACGTTCCCATTGGGTTGTCCGACCACACCATGGGAATAGCCGTCTCCGTGGCCGCCGTCGCCATGGGGGCCTGCCTGATTGAAAAACACTTCACTCTTTCGCGGGCGATTCCGGGCCCGGATAGTTCCTTTTCATTGGAGCCCCAGGAGTTTAAGTCGCTCGTGGAGGCGGTGCGCACCACCGAAAAGTCACTGGGTCGAGCCGAATTCGTTCTGGGGGCTGGGGAAATGGCGAACCGCGGGTTACGGCGTTCTCTTTTCGTTGTGCGTGACATGGCGGCGGGAGATCCCTTCACGGAAGAAACGGTTCGGTCCATCCGCCCGGGCGACGGTCTGCCTCCCCGGCACCTCCCGGAGGTGTTGGGGCAACGCGCCGTCCGTGCCATCCGCCGGGGAACCCCGCTGAATTGGGAGCTGGTGGGCCTCGTCCCTCCGGCCGCGCGGCCGCCCAAATGA
- the pseG gene encoding UDP-2,4-diacetamido-2,4,6-trideoxy-beta-L-altropyranose hydrolase, producing the protein MIHSSPTLLIRADAHVRTGTGHVMRCLAQAQAWRASGAGPFFDGQKPSGLKNRIRKEGFRVVSMAVAPGGSADAKLTAGHAKKHGAQWVAVDGYHFHSTFRKVLRNNGCLLLWIDDLGTSGEGFADMVVNHNLHAKKSLYPKCSPRTRLLLGPSFALLRKEFVQAGSRTHKAGPRPRLLISGGGTDPHNMTKTALEALSHVSNPSFEIEVILGPGYKKEKTLKNLLVSTGIHRVHVRRNPSHMARLMARADLAVVSAGSTCWEISRLGLPALLVEQADNQVRIARSLHRAGVAWNLGPAAGLREKSLQRRLQWLADSPDVRRRMSSRGRLLIDGRGATRVVKAMMAKGCLE; encoded by the coding sequence GTGATTCACTCCTCCCCCACCCTCCTCATTCGGGCGGATGCCCATGTCCGAACGGGAACCGGTCATGTGATGCGTTGTCTGGCTCAGGCGCAAGCGTGGCGGGCCTCGGGGGCCGGGCCATTTTTTGACGGCCAGAAACCTTCCGGCCTTAAAAACAGGATTCGCAAAGAAGGGTTTCGTGTGGTTTCCATGGCCGTTGCTCCGGGAGGATCCGCTGATGCGAAACTCACCGCGGGTCACGCCAAAAAGCATGGGGCCCAATGGGTGGCGGTGGACGGGTATCATTTTCATTCCACCTTTAGAAAAGTCTTGCGGAACAACGGATGTCTTCTGTTGTGGATCGACGATCTAGGAACCTCCGGGGAGGGTTTTGCGGACATGGTGGTCAACCACAACCTTCATGCAAAGAAAAGCCTCTATCCGAAATGTTCTCCTCGCACCCGCCTGCTTCTGGGTCCCTCTTTTGCGTTGTTGAGAAAAGAATTCGTTCAGGCGGGGAGCCGGACCCACAAAGCGGGCCCCCGCCCACGGCTCCTCATTTCCGGCGGGGGAACCGACCCCCACAATATGACAAAGACCGCTTTGGAGGCGCTTTCCCATGTTTCGAACCCGTCTTTTGAAATTGAGGTGATTTTAGGCCCGGGTTATAAGAAGGAAAAGACGCTCAAGAATCTGTTGGTTTCCACGGGAATCCATCGGGTCCATGTCCGGCGGAACCCGAGCCATATGGCCCGTCTGATGGCCCGAGCCGATTTGGCGGTGGTTTCTGCGGGTTCCACCTGCTGGGAGATCTCTCGCCTGGGCCTTCCGGCGCTTCTTGTGGAGCAGGCCGACAACCAGGTCAGAATCGCGCGGTCTTTGCACCGGGCGGGAGTGGCGTGGAATTTGGGACCCGCGGCAGGCTTGAGGGAAAAATCGCTTCAACGCCGTCTTCAATGGCTCGCCGACTCGCCCGATGTTCGGAGGAGGATGTCGTCTCGCGGTCGGCTCCTGATTGACGGGCGTGGCGCGACACGGGTGGTAAAAGCGATGATGGCCAAGGGGTGCCTTGAATGA